From the Francisella frigiditurris genome, one window contains:
- a CDS encoding DUF1634 domain-containing protein, with amino-acid sequence MDKNKVVIFILKLNLWLALIICFIGFIGLSIEIIHNGNYSYIFAENLFSTHIMEAGILLLLVMPITRVVLEFIFFIKNKNYEYIIICLLLFAIVVASIVC; translated from the coding sequence ATGGATAAAAATAAAGTTGTAATATTTATATTAAAGTTAAATCTTTGGTTAGCCTTAATTATTTGTTTTATTGGTTTTATAGGACTTTCAATAGAAATTATCCATAATGGAAACTATAGCTATATTTTTGCTGAGAATTTATTTTCTACACATATAATGGAAGCCGGAATTTTATTATTATTAGTAATGCCTATTACTAGAGTTGTTCTAGAATTCATTTTTTTTATTAAAAATAAGAATTATGAATATATTATTATTTGTTTGTTATTATTTGCTATTGTTGTAGCAAGTATCGTATGTTAG
- the ffh gene encoding signal recognition particle protein has translation MFTSLSERLQDSFKKIKGQTSLTEENISSALRDIRMSLLEADVALPVVKKFIESLKEKAIGEEVRKSLTPDQTFISFVKKEIERALGEESSPLNLKTQPPAVILMAGLQGAGKTTSTAKLAKYLRDKEKKKVMVVSADIYRPAAIDQLRTLANDLGIDFFDSNVTQRPEYIVTEAIKSAKSKLIDVLIVDTAGRLHIDENMMDEIKQLHKIANPIETLFTVDSMTGQDAAVTAKAFNDALELTGVILTKTDGDARGGAALSIREITGKPIKFLGTGEKTEALEPFHPERVASRILGMGDVLSLIESIEEKTEKEAAQKLTKKLKSGKNFDLEDFKNQISQMKNMGGVGSIMAKLPNMPNLPGNIGDDMFKKIEAMIDSMTPYERRNPDLIKNSRKQRIVAGSGTTVQDLNKLLKQHSQMKKMMKSVIGKKGGMANMMKRMSAMQGMGNMPGLFGRK, from the coding sequence ATGTTTACAAGCTTATCAGAAAGATTACAAGACTCGTTTAAAAAAATAAAAGGTCAAACTTCACTGACAGAAGAAAATATTAGCTCAGCTTTAAGAGATATCAGAATGTCTCTTTTAGAAGCAGATGTTGCTTTACCTGTAGTAAAAAAATTCATAGAAAGTCTTAAGGAAAAAGCAATTGGTGAAGAAGTTAGAAAAAGTTTAACTCCTGACCAAACATTTATTTCTTTTGTAAAAAAAGAAATTGAAAGAGCTTTAGGAGAAGAGTCTTCACCATTAAATTTAAAAACGCAACCTCCAGCAGTTATTCTTATGGCAGGTTTGCAAGGTGCTGGTAAAACCACATCGACAGCAAAACTAGCTAAATATTTAAGAGACAAAGAAAAGAAAAAGGTGATGGTTGTCAGTGCTGATATTTATCGCCCTGCTGCTATTGATCAGTTAAGAACTTTGGCTAATGATTTAGGTATAGATTTTTTTGACTCTAATGTGACTCAGAGACCTGAGTATATTGTTACAGAAGCTATAAAATCAGCAAAAAGTAAATTAATAGATGTACTTATTGTTGATACAGCTGGTCGATTACATATTGATGAAAATATGATGGATGAGATTAAGCAACTTCACAAAATTGCTAATCCAATAGAAACACTTTTCACTGTAGATAGTATGACTGGTCAAGATGCTGCTGTAACAGCAAAAGCATTCAATGATGCTCTAGAGCTTACTGGTGTTATTTTGACGAAGACTGATGGTGATGCTAGAGGTGGTGCCGCATTATCTATTAGAGAAATAACAGGTAAGCCTATAAAATTTTTAGGAACTGGTGAAAAAACTGAAGCTTTAGAACCTTTCCATCCAGAAAGAGTCGCTTCTAGAATTCTTGGAATGGGTGATGTATTAAGCCTTATAGAAAGTATAGAAGAGAAGACTGAAAAAGAAGCTGCTCAAAAATTAACTAAGAAATTAAAAAGCGGCAAAAATTTTGACCTTGAAGACTTTAAAAATCAAATATCTCAAATGAAAAATATGGGTGGTGTTGGCTCTATAATGGCTAAACTACCAAATATGCCTAACTTACCAGGTAATATTGGCGATGATATGTTTAAAAAAATTGAGGCTATGATAGACTCTATGACACCATATGAGAGAAGAAATCCTGATCTTATTAAGAATAGTAGAAAACAAAGAATCGTAGCTGGTTCAGGCACTACTGTTCAAGATTTGAATAAACTTCTTAAACAACACTCTCAAATGAAAAAAATGATGAAGAGTGTTATAGGTAAAAAAGGCGGAATGGCAAATATGATGAAACGCATGTCTGCTATGCAGGGTATGGGTAATATGCCTGGTTTGTTTGGTAGAAAATAA